One segment of Carya illinoinensis cultivar Pawnee chromosome 1, C.illinoinensisPawnee_v1, whole genome shotgun sequence DNA contains the following:
- the LOC122287480 gene encoding uncharacterized protein LOC122287480: MPLVPSSARFSLPLKSQGFPFLPSTSILTGEIVIPTTMSFYSSSSKAIDTSKDDLHEENLSQVLKYHQQTKHSYDRYARGPHGLDWANQPNPFRRYLSASLLPLLHFPTKTEPQNPNQTYKPSPSDSPLYSSIFLSLPPPKPISHSTISQLFYDSLALSAWKTTGYSTWSLRVNPSSGNLHPTEAYIISPPIDSLSSSPFVAHYAPKEHSLELRAEIPSGFFPKFFPENSFLIGLSSIFWREAWKYGERAFRYCNHDIGHAIAAVAMAAAGLGWDVKLLDGLGYQELKKVMGLECFPEFKYPSRPVRGKFREIEFEHPDCLLLVFPNGIGQEFNVNYKDLSSSILEFSKLEWKGKPNSLSEEHVCWDIIYRTAEAVKKPLTMGDRVAIDPFGSCGDSSEGSYKGFTVREVVRKRRSAVDMDRVTVIQRDTFYKILLHCLPSGCANGGKQRRELALPFRALPWDAEVHAVLFVHRVAGLPKGLYFLVRNEDHFDELKKSTSSNFAWVKPEGCPHNLPLYELERSLYDTLAKEVSCHQDIASDGCFSLGMVARFDSTLRDKNAWMYPRLFWETGVLGQVLYLEAHAVGVSATGIGCYFDDPVHKILGLKGSNFQSLYHFTVGGPVLDKRIMSLPAYPGPTIDA; this comes from the exons ATGCCTCTGGTTCCTTCTAGCGCCAGGTTCTCTCTCCCTCTGAAATCTCAGGGCTTTCCCTTCCTTCCTTCAACCTCCATACTCACTGGAGAAATTGTTATCCCCACAACCATGtccttttattcttcttcttccaaggCCATTGACACTTCCAAAGACGACCTACACGAAGAAAATCTCTCTCAGGTGCTCAAATACCACCAGCAGACCAAGCACTCCTACGACAGGTATGCCCGAGGTCCCCATGGCCTGGACTGGGCCAACCAACCCAACCCTTTTCGGCGCTATCTCTCTGCTTCTCTCCTCCCGCTTCTTCACTTCCCCACCAAGACCGAACCccaaaacccaaaccaaacctaTAAACCATCACCCTCTGATTCCCCTCTCTACTCCTCTAtattcctctctctccctcctccaAAACCCATTTCCCATTCCACCATTTCCCAATTATTCTACGACTCCCTTGCTCTCTCCGCTTGGAAAACCACTGGATACTCCACTTGGTCCCTCCGAGTCAATCCCAGTAGCGGAAATTTGCACCCAACCGAAGCATATATAATTTCCCCGCCAATCGATTCACTGTCCAGCTCACCTTTCGTTGCGCATTATGCTCCGAAAGAGCATTCTTTGGAGCTCAGAGCCGAAATTCCATCGGGCTTCTTCCCGAAATTCTTTCCCGAGAATTCGTTTCTTATTGGCCTTTCCTCCATTTTCTGGCGCGAGGCCTGGAAGTATGGTGAGCGCGCTTTTCGGTATTGCAATCACGATATTGGCCACGCTATCGCCGCGGTGGCGATGGCTGCGGCGGGCCTCGGCTGGGATGTGAAGCTTCTAGATGGACTGGGATACCAGGAACTGAAGAAGGTCATGGGGCTTGAATGTTTCCCAGAATTCAAATACCCCTCTAGGCCCGTCAGAGGTAAGTTTCGGGAGATTGAATTCGAGCACCCAGATTGCTTGCTCCTAGTTTTTCCTAACGGAATCGGTCAAGAATTTAATGTGAATTATAAAGATTTGAGTTCTTCGATTTTGGAGTTCTCTAAATTGGAGTGGAAGGGTAAGCCCAATTCCCTTAGTGAAGAGCATGTGTGTTGGGATATAATATACCGAACCGCTGAGGCGGTGAAAAAACCATTAACAATGGGAGATAGGGTTGCGATTGATCCATTTGGGAGTTGTGGAGATTCAAGTGAAGGTTCTTATAAAGGGTTCACGGTTAGGGAAGTTGTAAGGAAGCGTAGAAGTGCGGTTGACATGGATAGAGTTACAGTAATTCAAAGAGATACATTCTATAAGATACTGTTACATTGCCTTCCTTCGGGCTGTGCAAATGGAGGGAAGCAAAGGAGAGAGTTAGCTTTGCCATTCCGGGCTCTTCCGTGGGATGCTGAGGTGCATGCCGTTTTGTTTGTTCATAGGGTGGCAGGGTTACCCAAGGGGTTGTATTTCTTGGTGAGGAATGAGGACCATTTTGACGAGCTTAAGAAATCTACGAGTTCTAATTTCGCTTGGGTGAAACCAGAGGGGTGCCCTCATAATCTCCCTCTGTATGAACTTGAGAGATCTTTGTATGACACACTCGCAAAAGAGGTCTCGTGCCATCAG GACATTGCTAGTGATGGCTGCTTTAGCCTTGGTATGGTGGCTCGGTTTGACTCTACTTTGCGGGACAAGAACGCTTGGATGTACCCTCGACTGTTTTGGGAAACTGGAGTTCTTGGGCAGGTGTTGTACCTTGAAGCACATGCAGTTGGCGTCTCTGCAACCGGAATTGGTTGTTACTTTGATGATCCTG